The Prunus dulcis chromosome 3, ALMONDv2, whole genome shotgun sequence genome segment TCCGCCAGAAGTACCCCCACAGCTCCAAGAAGCATTTTTAAACAAGCCACCCTCAAATGGTGGTGACCAGCCATTGCCAAAGCCTCATCATTCACAATTGAACCATTTGCACATCCAGAACCATGTTGGTGGCAAGTTTTTTGCACTCAGCTCTACACATAGGTTTCGTCAAAAACTTGTTACGGCAGTATTATACAAGCCATTGAGAAGAGCAAATCATTAGTTCTTTTTATCTTATTATGGGATGGGAGTAGAGAATATTTTATAGATGTAATATTGATTAGAGGATTGTAATGATTCAGTAGGTTGAGAAAGCGGTTAATGTAGGCAAAACTGTGAAAATTGGATTGTTTGCCAAATATGTTTCAAGTACTTCAATTTGGATATGATCATGTGCCCTTTCATCAATTATTTTGAGCTTCTGATTTCATTAAGTTTGTTAGCTGAGATACCCTGTGaagaccaaaaattaaaaaaacaacactGCCCATTGTCAgtagggaaaaagaaaaaggtttttctttcccttcacAAACACTGTGGTGCCTTCTTAACCATAGCCAAGAAAAGTAACAAGAGGACCCAATTGAGATCAATATATCTGAGAAACTCATAACATGTATCAAACAAATTGGTGAAAAAACTAGCATTTGAGAACTCAAATGGTAGAACTAAGGTGTAATGAACTGaataatattataaacacgtgttgttgctgctgctccCCAAGCTGCAATTGCAGCCAATCATCGAACCGGCACCTTAACCCAACCATTAGCAAAAGCAATGGCTAAGATTACAAAAGGAGTGGACATGCCAAATATGATGATGTAAGGAAGGGGGGTCATCATGGGATTTTCCCCTTCCCTTTCGCCTGCTGTTTGCCAGTACCTGCAAAATTGCAAATGGTAAATTCCTTATGCTATTTGAATCACTCCCTTGacgttgtttttgttttttatcaACACTTTCTTAAGAAGGTGACCATAGATAAACTGTTAACTGATAAAGAGGGGAAAACTTACTGCTCTGGCTCTTGTTCTCTAGTTATAAACTTTTTCTTcccttccttttttatttctccaTCTCCACCACCTAAAAGCATTAGAAGAAATCTTCTCAAGTTATCATCTCAGTCTCACTTGGGACAAACATTTGTAAAAAAACCAAGCAATAACAAGAAAATTTATGAGATTTACATAATTTACATTCAAAtgcaggaaaagaaaagaaaaaaagaactcTTTTACCCAATTCTGCATGAATCTTGAAATTGTGTGCCCTCCTCTTTGGTGAAATGGAAGTGAAAGAAGGAGGATATAGCAGTGATGGGCTAGAGGAGGCTAGAAATGTTGTGGTGGGAGAAGAGAAGGCCAACTTGGCTGCCATTTTTATGAGAAGTTTGATCTTTGTTTGCCCATCTCTTGAGAATCACATATATGTCACTGGTTTTGGATATGGTTGTGGTTACAGTGGAGACAGACTAACCTTATCTAACCCACATATATGACCAACGTAACTGACCcgttttttttcttatgttttttttggtggtgTTGGGTGATTTTTCCGTtctcctttcctttttatcttttaatactttttagggagattcactattatactcaatataagagctcaaattataaaaaatactctatataaaatggactttagaaacacacccaaatctcatttacaacataacaaaaaaacttttaacttcttttattacaaaa includes the following:
- the LOC117622206 gene encoding uncharacterized protein LOC117622206 yields the protein MAAKLAFSSPTTTFLASSSPSLLYPPSFTSISPKRRAHNFKIHAELGGGDGEIKKEGKKKFITREQEPEQYWQTAGEREGENPMMTPLPYIIIFGMSTPFVILAIAFANGWVKVPVR